Within the Candidatus Poribacteria bacterium genome, the region AGTCCCCCTGATTTTCCAAAGTCCCCCTGACAAGGGGGATTTAGGGGGTTGGGGGATTTAGGGGGGTAAAAATAAAAAAATCTCGCGCCGCGTGCTGAATTTGCGTAAGTCCTGAAATATCAGGTCTGCGTCAATCAGGACGGGGTTACGCGCCTTCACAGAAACGCCTTCTCTCTCGCTTCCGCCGAGACATCCCACGCCCGGTCATATTCATAGTCGTCCCGACGCTCTAACAGCGCCCGCAAATCGTGCCGCAGCTCCTCCACGGTGGGTCTCCCAACAAACCACCAACCGTTGTAAATCTTGTAAATCTCGCGGTCTCCGTCAAGGACAAAGGTATAGGGGATGGGAATCGGCGAATGGTTGGGATCCGTGTTGTCTACAATGTCTAATTCATTGATCAACGTCCGATCGAGATCGATCAGGAAGGGCCACGTCGCACCGATACG harbors:
- a CDS encoding redoxin domain-containing protein, coding for MENYAKDLQPELEVNYCRLIAVSVDDQETTKALRERIGATWPFLIDLDRTLINELDIVDNTDPNHSPIPIPYTFVLDGDREIYKIYNGWWFVGRPTVEELRHDLRALLERRDDYEYDRAWDVSAEAREKAFL